One Heptranchias perlo isolate sHepPer1 chromosome 5, sHepPer1.hap1, whole genome shotgun sequence DNA window includes the following coding sequences:
- the LOC137322175 gene encoding serine/arginine repetitive matrix protein 2-like gives MGVSSPLVKNLKHEGKKPVVVVHDCGSVLSEPSTYGREYSQRPATREHSQRPATREHSRRPSTREHSQRPSTREHSQRPTTGEYSQRPATREHSQRPTTGEYSQRPATQEHSQRPSTREHSQRPTTGEYSQRPTTQEHSQRPATREQSETVHPRAVRDCPLESTVRDRPLGSTVRDRPLRSTVRDRPLRSTVRDRPLRSTVRDRSLESSQRPFTREHSQRPTTGEYSQRPTTQEHSQRPATREQSETVHPRAVRDCPPESSQRLSTREQSETVHWGAQSETVHSGVQSETVHSGVQSETDHSGAQSETVHSRAVRDRSLESTVRDRPLRSTVRDRPLESSQRPSTREHSQRPSTQEYSQRPSTQEYSRRPTTREHSRRPSTREQSETVHSRAQSETVHSGVQSETVHSRAVRDRPLRSTVRDRPLESSQRPSTREHSRRPSTQEYSQRPSTREQSETVHSGAQSETVHSRAVRDRPLESTVGDRPLRSTVRDRPLESSQRPSTREHSRRPSTQEHSQRPTTREHSRRPSTREHSRRPSTGEYSQRPSTREHSRRPSTREHTQSETVHSRAQSETVHSRAQSETDHSGALPETDQSGAQSETVHSRAQSETDHSGAQSETVHLRAQSETIHSGAQSETIPSGAQTETVPSGAQSETIDATFIVAEKRG, from the exons GCCGGGAGTACAGTCAGAGACCGGCCACTCGAGAGCACAGTCAGAGACCGGCCACTcgagagcacagtcggagaccgtccactCGAGAGCACAGTCAGAGACCATCCACTCGAGAGCACAGTCAGAGACCGACCACTGGGGAGTACAGTCAGAGACCGGCCACTCGAGAGCACAGTCAGAGACCGACCACTGGGGAGTACAGTCAGAGACCGGCCACTCAGGAGCACAGTCAGAGACCATCCACTCGAGAGCACAGTCAGAGACCGACCACTGGGGAGTACAGTCAGAGACCGACCACTCAGGAGCACAGTCAGAGACCGGCCACCCGAGAGCAGTCAGAGACTGTCCACCCGAGAGCAGTCAGAGACTGTCCACTCGAGAGCACAGTCAGAGACCGTCCACTGGGGAGCACAGTCAGAGACCGTCCACTCAGGAGTACAGTCAGAGACCGTCCACTCAGGAGTACAGTCAGAGACCGACCACTCAGGAGCACAGTCAGAGACCGTTCACTCGAGAGCAGTCAGAGACCATTCACTCGAGAGCACAGTCAGAGACCGACCACTGGGGAGTACAGTCAGAGACCGACCACTCAGGAGCACAGTCAGAGACCGGCCACCCGAGAGCAGTCAGAGACTGTCCACCCGAGAGCAGTCAGAGACTGTCCACCCGAGAGCAGTCAGAGACTGTCCACCCGAGAGCAGTCAGAGACCGTCCACTGGGGAGCACAGTCAGAGACCGTCCACTCAGGAGTACAGTCAGAGACCGTCCACTCAGGAGTACAGTCAGAGACCGACCACTCAGGAGCACAGTCAGAGACCGTTCACTCGAGAGCAGTCAGAGACCGTTCACTCGAGAGCACAGTCAGAGACCGACCACTCAGGAGCACAGTCAGAGACCGACCACTCGAGAGCAGTCAGAGACCGTCCACTCGAGAGCACAGTCAGAGACCGTCCACTCAGGAGTACAGTCAGAGACCGTCCACTCAGGAGTACAGTCGGAGACCGACCACTcgagagcacagtcggagaccgtccactCGAGAGCAGTCAGAGACCGTTCACTCGAGAGCACAGTCAGAGACCGTCCACTCAGGAGTACAGTCAGAGACCGTCCACTCGAGAGCAGTCAGAGACCGTCCACTCAGGAGCACAGTCAGAGACCGTCCACTCGAGAGCAGTCAGAGACCGTCCACTcgagagcacagtcggagaccgtccactCAGGAGTACAGTCAGAGACCGTCCACTCGAGAGCAGTCAGAGACCGTCCACTCAGGAGCACAGTCAGAGACCGTCCACTCGAGAGCAGTCAGAGACCGTCCACTcgagagcacagtcggagaccgtccactCAGGAGCACAGTCAGAGACCGTCCACTCGAGAGCAGTCAGAGACCGTCCACTcgagagcacagtcggagaccgtccactCAGGAGCACAGTCAGAGACCGACCACTcgagagcacagtcggagaccgtccactcgagagcacagtcggagaccgtccactGGGGAGTACAGTCAGAGACCGTCCACTcgagagcacagtcggagaccgtccactcgagagcaca cacagtcggagaccgtccactcgagagcacagtcggagaccgtccactcgagagcacagtcggagaccgacCACTCAGGAGCATTGCCGGAGACCGACCagtcaggagcacagtcggagaccgtccactcgagagcacagtcggagaccgaccactcgggagcacagtcggagaccgtccacttgagagcacagtcggagaccatCCACTCAGGAGCACAGTCAGAGACCATCCCCTCAGGAGCACAGACGGAGACCGTCCcctcaggagcacagtcggaaaCCATCGACGCCACCTTCATAGTTGCTGAGAAGAGGGGCTGA